The DNA region CTTTGCCTGTGAGGGGTTTATCACGATGTCGCCAAGGATATAGGGAATCCGAGAAGTTTTTTTTGCCTCATCAGGACTCGTAACCCCAAAGGAAAGCACATCGGTAGTCCTGTCAATGCCTCTATAGGAAAGATTAAGAGACCGCATCCTCTTTGGGCTTACAAAGACTATCGAGACTTGGGCACCCTTAAGCCTCAATATACGGAGAGCCCTGAGCAAGTTTTTCTCTGTCTCTTTCAGGTTTAGTCTTATCTTCCTTTGACAGTTGCTTATGAAGACCTTCTCTATGTTTTGACTCTTCATCGAAATCAAACCCGGGGTAATCCACCCTTCTATGAAGTATTGCGGTCAGGATATGTGTAAATCGCTTTTTAATCTCATATATGTCTTTGAGGGTAAGCTCGCACTCATCGAGCTGTCCCTCGAGGTATATGTGGTCTATTATCTTATCCACAAGGGACTTTATCCTCTGTGGGGTAGGGTCGGTAAGAACCCTCGATGAGGCCTCCA from Nitrospirota bacterium includes:
- the ybeY gene encoding rRNA maturation RNase YbeY; this encodes MRLKGAQVSIVFVSPKRMRSLNLSYRGIDRTTDVLSFGVTSPDEAKKTSRIPYILGDIVINPSQAKTQAKGHELSFKEELRWLIVHGLLHLIGYKHETRYAERKMRRKERQLLERLNAF